In the genome of Anabaena cylindrica PCC 7122, the window ATAGCTGCTGCCAATGTTATTGTTGTTATTGGTGTCAGCAAAGGGAGCGCCGATAATTATATCGTCGATGCCGTCGCCATTCACGTCTCCTGCTGCACTAATAGAACGACCTGCTGCTTCGCTTTCAGTAGCACCGAGGATAGTAAAACCGTTGATCCCATTTAGGGTGGAGATGTCAATGGTAGGAGCAAAGCCGTTTTTGCTGCCAAATACTACGTAGCTTGCTCCAGCGTTCCCTTTTGCTTGGGGGTCGGCTTGGGGAGCGCCGATAATTATGTCATCAACACCGTCACCGTTAATATCTCCCGCACTGCTAACTGAGTAGCCTAAGTTGTCATCGTTTGTGTTGCCATTGATGAAGGTAAAGCCGTTTGTGCCATTAAGTGTGGAGATATCTACTTTTTCAGTCATAATTCTGTAGTATTTTTAGCTTTTTCAAGTTTTGATAAATTGCCGTTACTGCTTTGTAATCGGCTCGTCTTTGCTGTTAATCTGCGTGAAAAAATTTCTCTGTGCTGTAGTTGAGTAGCCAGAGTTGATATGAATTGGAGATGTCTAATAGGAAGGAGTTCACTCTGCGATTAATCTGCATGAGGAAATTCCTTACTTGAATGTAGGGGTTTTAAACCTCTTGTGCTGTCAGTCCTGTATAGCTACACTTAGAGCGGTAGCAGGGCGTTGAGCAGCGTACAATTAATTAGACGTTTTTACTCAGAGTTGCTATGGATAGAAAGTAGTCAGGGATAGGAATTAATCCCGCTGTTAATCTGCGTTAAGATTGCTCTCTGTACCGTGGTAAAGCAGTCAGAGCTTAATATTTATAGCAATGGGTATGAGGGAAATCCGGGTTAAACTCTATGCAAAATAAAACCTAGATTTTAATTCAATTACCCAAACTACGATCTGCTGTCAGCAGTAGCTATTAGCGATAACTATACCTAAGTTATGCTACGCTGACGGCCAGCTTTGCGATCGCACACTATGAAAATCCATGTCTATCTAGACCTGGGGTTTTTCCGATGACACCCGAACGACCCTACTAAAATGAATCTACCAAGATGCTGAAGTTTTTACTTATCTTTTAGGGGTTTAATTTTCTATTGATGGATAAGGTTTTCATTAAACGCCCAAGATAAATATAGCCTATATCCTCTACTATTAATTGTCAAGTTTCCATAAAGTTTAGACAAAGAATACTTAAAACGCTGAGTTTTCTTTTAATGACTATAGTTGTTGATTCCCACATATAAGGTCTGTTTGTCAAGATTGTGCCAGAAAAAAGATGATATTTTTTGACATTTGATTTATTTTAATTATGATGTGCTAGTAGAAAAACCATCACAATGTTCTCGGTATAACTGTTAACTTGTAGTCAAGATAGAAGCAAGAGTTTTATTAGAGACATAAGAAGATGTATTTCAACTTTTTTATAAGTTCGATTGCGGGAATTATTGTCACAGTATTACTGGCTTTTGGTGTTTTGCAGTGGTTTCATGTGTCCGCTGGTAGCTTTCTCGATTGGGTAATTGGTGGGGCGAGTTTTTGGTGGTTATTGGTAATTGTGACAGTTCCATGGAATGTCCATTTTCAGGCTAAAGAAGTTTTAGCCCAAGCAGCAGAATCAATAGAAAAAAACATTTCCGTAGATGAGAAACAAGTTAAGTATGTAAAAGTTTTAGCCAAGCGATCGCTCTTGATTGCAATTGGTTTACACTTAGTTTCAGCCTTTGCTCTGTATATCCTGGCTGTTACAGGTATTAGTACTGTCGGATATATTAGTTCTGGTGCAGCTGTATTATTAACTTTACTGCGTCCAGCTATCAGCGCCTACGAGTATTTGTATACTCGGTTGAGAATGATTCGTCAAGCATTTACCTATCCACGGGAAGATATTGTGGAATTGCGTCACCGTTTTGATGAAATAGAGCAAAAAATCAAATCTTTAGAAGAGCAACTTAACCCAGAACAGCCTTATTCTTTAGTAGCAAATAATCAACGGTTTTCGGAAGAGACACGCCGAGAATTAGCGCGGATTGTTGCTAGTTTAGAGGAAGTACGCGCTACAAACCAATCTGAACATGAACGTCTGTCTAGAGAAGCCAGAAATGCGATCGCACAACTTTCCACTGATGGGCAATTTCTTGATCATGTCCGTGAAATTATTAGATTTTTTAAATCAGCATGAATATAAATTAAATGATCACAAGTCAGGAGTCAGGAGTCAGGAGTCAGGAGTCAGGAGTACGAATGTAGAATCCCCGTGTCTTTAGACCGGGGAATGTCAATCGCTCTAAATTACTAATCAGGGCTTACCATTAGACTCAGTTAAAATTAACTTTGGTTCTTCTGGTGTGGGTTCTTCTTCTGGCAAACCGTACATTGATTTGTACAGCTTATCGTACTGCTTGGCAGATTCATACCAACTGAAGTTTTGACTCATACCGCGTTTTTGTAATTCTTGCCATTGGGGTTTGAAACGGAAACCTTCCCAAGCGCGAATCATGCAGGTGAATAGGTCTAACGGTTCATAGCGGTCGAAGCAATAGCCAGTACCGGCTTCATTGACTGGATCGTAATGTGATACGGTGTCAACTAATCCACCTGTGCGGCGGACAATGGGGACAGAACCGTAACGCAAAGCCATCATTTGACTGATACCACAGGGTTCAAATCGGCTAGGCATGAGAAAAGCATCAGTACCAGCGTAAATGCGACGAGAAAGGGCATCGTTATACAGTAAGTAAGTTGCCATGCGTCCGGGATAGCGGGATGCTAATTGCCACATTTGGGTTTCATAATAGCGATCGCCTGTTCCCAGCAAAACAAATTGAGCATCTGTATAAGCCATGAAGCGGTCTAGAATTTGCATAACTAAATCCAGACCTTTTTGTTCCACTAACCTTGTCACCATGCCAATCAGAAAGGCATTAGAATTGACTTCTAAGCCTACTTCTTCTTGCAAAGAAATTTTATTGGCTTTGCGTTTATCTAAGGTATCGGTGGTGAAAGTTTGGGTGATGTATTTATCATTGGCAGGATTATAAACTTCTGTATCTATGCCGTTGATAATCCCTGATAGTTTCCCACTAATAAAAGATAGCAAACCTTCGATTTGTTCACCGTAAGCAGGAGTCTTGATTTGATCTGCATAGGTGGGAGAAACTGTGTTTACCTTATTGGCAAACTGAACTGCTGCGGCCATGGTGTTATGACCTTGCATATACCAGGGACACCAAGTAATTTTCTCTAAATACCAACGCCACGGCCCTTGATAAGCTAGGTTATGAATGGTAAATACAGTGGTGATATCTGGAGATTGGTTCAACCAAACTGGTAACATTCCTGTATGCCAATCATGACAGTGAACAATTTCTGGCTTCCAGTAATTCCAGCAGAATTCCGCTGCACCATTGGAGAAAAAGGTGAACCGCCAATCTTCATCTTCTCCGCCATAAATACGGCGGGTATTAAAAGAAGAATGTTGAAACAAATATAATGGGACATCAGTACCAGGTAGAAGGCTTTCATAAACGGAAAAGTCCTGGAACATGGCATTTCCAGTCCATACAGGTTCTTTGGGAATCTCCATTTTGTCTGGAAGAAAGCCATAGTAAGGCAAGAATATTCGCACATCATGCCCCATTTGTCTTAAGACTTTTGGTAATGCACCCACAACATCGCCCATTCCGCCTACTTTGGCAATGGGAGCAGCTTCAGCTGCAACAAATAAAATCCGCATGGTATTTATTGGTAATTGGTAATTGGTGATTTGTAAAATCTTTATAGCGCTTTCCACTAAGCGTGATATACAAAATTACCCCTCCCCAACCCTCCCCTTGGTAAGGGGAGGGTGCGCGATAGCGCGGGTGGGGTGTATGTCATGAGCTTGGGAATTGCTATATCTTTATCTGTAACCTATCACCTATCACCTTATGATCCGCGTTGGATCTCGGTGAAGATAGTTTCTAAAATTTCCGTAGCGCCTTGTTTCCTTAAAATATTGGCTAGTTCTGTACCCAGTTTTTCTGCATCATTGGCTAGGCCAGTAACAGTGTCTTGCACCAGTTTTTGACCATCAACGCTGGCAACAATACCTGTTAGTGTTAAATTACCATCAACTATTTCTGTATTTACACCAATGGGTACTTGACAACCACCCTCTAAGGAACGGAGAAAGGCTCTTTCTGCTAGACAGCGATCGCGTGTTTGGGGGTCTTCAATGGCTTTAAGGATGGAAATGACTTCGCTGTCATCTGCACGGCATTCTATACCCAGAGCGCCTTGTCCGACGGCATGGAGAGAAATTTCTGGAGGTAAGACTTGGTGAATGCGATCGCTCATTCCCAATCTTTCTAACCCAGCTACCGCTAAAATCAAAGCATCATAATCACCTTTATCCAGTTTCTCCATGCGTGTAATTAAGTTTCCCCGCACATCTTTAAACGTAAAATGGGGAAATTTATTGCGTAACTGTGCCAGCCGTCGCAAGGAAGATGTCCCAATTACTGCACCTTCAGGTAAAGTGTCGATTGTCTGTCCTTTATATTTTTCATGTAGTACCAGCGCATCTGCTGGATTTTCACGTTCGGTAATTGCTGCTAATGTTAACCCTTCTGGTAACTTTGTTGGCAGATCCTTTAGGGAATGAACTGCAAAATCAATCTCCTGATTGATCATTCCCAATTCCAGTTCTTTGGTAAATAAACCTTTATCACCAATTTTGGCTAATGCTACATCCAGGATTTTGTCACCTTGAGTAGACATCGTATGGACTTCAAAAGTGATATCAGGAAAGCTTTTCTGAAGTTGCTCTTGTACCCAGTATGTTTGAACTAGAGCAAGTTGGCTTTTACGTGAACCAATACGAATAGTGCGGGGAGGACTAGAAACTGAAGTCATAAAACTATATGTCAAACCAGGCGGTAAATTCACATTGATCTAGACTACCGCAGCAAGTGACTTACCGGATTGAACTAACGTCTTTACATTTGTTTATATTTCTGCAACCTCAACCGCTGACGAAAAGCAGGTAAAAAGTTTGAGTAATATTTTACACATATTAATCTCGGTTATTTATTTATATGCAGAATTTTGCAGCCACCGTAATGACCATTGATATTAGCACAATGTCCCTCATGGTCAGTGTGGCATCTATTTTGCAATCAATCACACTGATATTTTTAGTTTATGTTATCTGTTTGATGCTACGTATAGTCATGATACCATTGACCCAAACAACTTCTTTAATGCAATCAAATAGCATAAATATTATCACACTTTGGGCAATATTTTTATTTGATTACCTTCGTAACTCCGGCTTTATTATGATGGTTAATCAAAGAATGTATCAGGATTTGCATACATTAGCTACAACCGATTCTTTAACCAAGGCGCTGAATCGTAGAGCAATAGAAAATTATTTACAGCATGAAGTCACAAGATTTAAACGCAGTGAAATACCCTTTAGTTTAATTTTGATTGATGTTGATAAATTTAAATTAATTAATGATAATTATGGACATACTTTTGGTGATGTTGTTTTACAACACCTAGTTAACATCCTGAAAAAATCTCTCCGTTCTCAAGATTTGGTGAGTCGTTGGGGTGGAGAGGAATTTCTCATCCTCTTACCAAACACAAATATTGAAACTGCATCTCTTATTGCTAACAGATTGCGAATAATAGTTGAAGAAAATCCAGCCGCTGAGGGAATGATTTATTACACTATTAGTTTAGGGGTGGCAACTTTTGCAGAAACTTATACAAATTCACTAAGTTCATTTTTTATCGCCCTTGATCAAGCTCTTTATCAGGCGAAAAATAATGGTCGGAATCAAGTAGTTATTGCTGCTACAGTTCAATAATTAATAAAAGATTGGGGGTAAGGAAAGTTTGGTTTTTTCAAAATAATCAGTTTGCAATTTACCATCTGCTTGGTGAAAATTATGAACAAGGTGCAAAAAGCGAATTATTGCCAAACTTGGATTTGACAATATTAGCGCAATATGTAATGGCAGATGATCCTTTAGATGCAGCGATCGCATTTCGAGAGCAAATTAGAGAAATGGTGGGTTAGATAAAATCTTTGTTATTTCCTGCACTAAAGTAGTCTTTAGAGGGAAGTTAAAAAGTTGCAGATGTGCTACAAAATAGTATACTGCCTAAATCTATTTTTTAATCTATATGAGTCGTTCCGCTTGCCTTATCTTTAACCCAGTTGCGGGTCAGGGTGATCCAGAATTAGAACTAGATCAGATTAGATCAATATTAGAACCAGAAATTGAATTAGATATTTATTTCACAACTGAAGAAGTGGATGCTGACGAACTTGCACGCGCAGCAGTAGAAAGGGGAGTAGAAGCGATTATTGCGTCTGGGGGTGATGGTACTCTGTCAGCAGCAGCCGCAGCAGTAGTTAATACTAATATTCCCTTCGGGATTATTTCACGGGGAACAGCAAACGCTTTTGCAGCAGCTTTAACGATTCCCGATACAATTGCAGATGCTTGTCAGACAATTTTGCAGGGTAAAACCCGTGCAGTAGATGTAGCTTATTGCAACGAGCGACTGATGGTATTATTGGTAGGTATTGGTTTTGAAGCCGGAACTGTAGAAAAAGCAGACAGGAATGCTAAAAATCGCCTGGGGATGATGGCGTATATTTTGGCAGGAATTCAAGAATTAGGAAATTTACAGAAATTCGCTGTTGAAATTGAAACTGAAGATAAGATCATTCAAACTATTGCTTCGGCGGTGACAGTAGCAAATGCTGCACCGGCAACTTCAGTGTTAGCTCATGGACCAGCGGGTATTATTTTTGATGACGGATTACTAGATTTAACAATTGTAGCCCCAGAAAATAAAACAGGTGCGATCGCAGCTACATTCCATTTATTTCAAACTGCTACCGCAGGAACACCCGTAGAACGAGACGATATTGGCTATCTGCGAGCTAAAACATTTAAAATCACAACTGAACCACCACAAAAGGTAGTTATAGATGGAGAAGTAGTCGGCACAACTCCTGTAGAAATTAATTGTATACCAGAAGGTTTGAGGGTTTTTGTACCATCAGTAGCAGAAGATATTCCCACAGAAAAGCTAGAAGGATTACCTAACTTAACTGTAGAAATGAAGGATTAAGCTGTGGGTAATTCAGGAATTATGTAATCTAAATCATTCCTGGGCCTTTACCCCTTGTATCATGTTTTTCCGTCAATTCACCTGTTTTATTTTCATTTACTTCGTGTAATTCCTCAAGACGTTCTGCGATGTCTTCCTCCAGATGTTTCCGTGCATCACCTGGAACTTCATAATACATTTCTGGTTCCACGGGATAATTATTCAACAAACCTTCTTGATCAACGGTATAACCATCTGTGGTGCGTATGCTTTCAACATTGGTTTGGTCGTCAGTAGGCGCACTGGAGATGTTTTCTTCTGTGGGAAGATGTTTATAATGTTCTCCTTCCCTGTCCATACGCGCTGCTGTTTCCGCTGGGATAATTCCCCGATCATAAGTATCTGCATCAACTCGATGAGCAGAATCTGTTGTTTTTTTAACTGGTTTATTAGTCATAAATTAAATTTAATCCTCTTTATTTATTTTGAGAATAACTTCGAGAACTAGATTAGTGTTTTTTTATAAAAATAAATACTGCCTTAAGAAGTGAATTCATGAAAAATACTAGCTAAAATTATCTATCTTGAGACATACACAGGCGGGTGTTACATCTCCTACTTTTGCTGTAAGTATTTCAAAAAAAATGTAGGGTTGGTATTGTTTACCCTACATTAAATTAGCTAATAGATTGATTTTAATTAACCTATAAGTTGTTGTTTGAATGAATTAACCTTGTGTACTAATTCTTGACGGGTTTCAGCTTTGATGAGATAACGGAAAGTAAACCAGATGGCATAAATTATGCCAATTATCTCAAAAATAGGTGCTAATAACGGTACGCCATGAATAGCATCTAAAACTGCGATCGCTACCTTGACCGTGACAATTGCAGACAAAATTAATCCAAATGTTAATAAAGCCTGTTTGTTTTTGTCAAAAAAACTACCTAGATAATTTGGCAGTTGGTCTAAGAAATCAACAATTTGTCTGCTCACTCGCTGCCATTGGCTTTCATAAGCTTTAGCTGGCATGAGTTTTGGTAATTTGGCGGTATCTACACCCTCAAGAGCTAATACACCGTCAGGTGAACCTGAATTTACTGTCTCTGGTGGCTGTTGTTGAGTTTCCATAACGTTTGCCATTTGGCAGAACAGTGTTGATAAATGACTGGACGTAAATAAATATAACAGTCTGGACACAGAATACCAAGTCAAAAATATTTCAGTTTGTATCCTGATTACTGACTCCCGATGCTAAAAATTTATTTACATCCACTAACTTCAGGATATTAATTGTTAGCAGCTTTAGTTTTGTGGTGGTGTAACAATCGTTTCCACAACTACATTTTTGACACCATTAATTTCTTTTGCCAAAGGTTCAATTTTAGCCAACTGCTCCTGATTACCAACGGTTCCTGATACAGTAACTAGTCCATCTTCTGTAGCCTTAACTGTTAATTGACCACCTGGTATATTGGCCTCTAATTTAGATCGGACTTGACTTGCTAGATCTGCGGCAGCTCTGTCTGTTAGATCACCAGTCGCCAAATTTCGTTCTTCACGAGCGCGGATATCAGCATTGAGTTGTCTTCTGCGGACTTCACTTTGAGCATCTTCTTGTGCTTCTTGAGTTGTTTGTGTAGCAGGACTTGCTGGAACTTCTCCCGTTTCGGGTGCAGTGACAGTTGTCTTAGCAGTGTCATCGCAAGCAACGCTAAGAACTAAAAGCGAACCAATTAAGAAAGAAGTTAGCTTTTTCATGTGTTTATTTCTTGATATAAATGTGAATTTTTGGGAGTATGGGGTAGGAATTAGGAGTAAAATTCTGATGTTAATGCTCCTAATTGTTGTACTGATGGAAAGATAATTAAACTGTTCTTTCTCGGTTGTCAACAATAATTACAGAATTTTCCCCGGTGTAATTACTAGGAACAGTTTCTGCCTGTCTGATGGGTTCAAAACTGGTTTGACGTTCTCTGACATTATGGACATCAGGGGCATCATAAATGGCAAATTCTTCAATTCCCAGACGCTTAAGAATCGTTTCTGCATGGTGTATTTCTGCTTCTGTGCCATCGACAATTACTAGGTAATGACCTTTTTGGAAGCGATCGCTATAAACTTCCGCCCGTTCTTTAGGAATTCCTAAACCAACTAGTCCCCCAGCTATACCTCCAACGGCTGCACCCACAGCACCACCGGTCAGGGTTGTAGCCAAAGCCGTAGCTGCTGCACCAGCTACCATTACAGGCCCCACTGCCGGAATTGCTAAAGTTCCCAGACCAACTAATAAACCGCCTAAACCACCTATTGCACCACCAGTAACTGCACCAGCTTTTAACCCTTCCCCGGCTTGATTACCTGTCTCCAAATTCCTATTGACATTACCATTTGTGTCTTTAGCTATCAGGGAAACATAACTCATGGGAAAACCAGCATTTCTTAATTCATTCAGTGCGGTTTCTGCGTCATGACGATGGGTAAATACACCAACTGCTCTCTTGTTCGTTTGTGTGGTGTGCGGAGCTACATTTTCATGGCCATTGGCTTCGTAAATTTCCCATTGTTTAACGTGATGCTGGTTGATAATTGTTGCTGCGCGTTGGATTTCAGCATCAGTGCCACGGACAATGATGATATAGTTACCTTGATGGATGCAATCGTTGTAGAACTGAGTCCGTTCATAGGGAATATTTAGGCGAGTAGGCTCAATGCGATCGCTCACATGAATTCCCTCGAAAGTATTTCTTTGTGGATCTTCCCTGTTAATTAGAGAAATTTGACTCAAGGGAAAGCCAGTATTTCTTAAATCGCTAATTGTTGCTTCTGCATCGTGCAGCATTGAAAAGTAACCGATGGCATATTTATCAACAGCCCTATCCTGATGTCTAATATCTGTAGTCACCTCTTGAGCATTCGGGTGATCATAAATTTCAAACTCTTCAATTCCCCATTTGTGGAAAATTTCTTGAACTCTAGCAATTTCTGCATTTGTACCATCTATGATGACTAAATAATCTCCTCGCTCCACTCTGGCGTGATAGGCTCTAGCTCTTTCTTCAGGAATTCCTAAACCAATCAAAGCACCAACTAAACCACCTGCTACTGCACCAATACCAGCGCCGGCAACAGTTGTCGCTATGGCTGTTGCTGTGGCTCCAGCCAACATAATTGGCCCAACTCCAGGGATTGCTAAAGTTCCCAGTCCAACTAATAACCCAGTTAAACCACCCAAAACTCCACCAGAAACTGCTCCAACTTTGGCACCTTCATCAGACTGATCACCAATTTTTTCATTTACTTGCTTACCTGCAATTTCATCGCCCTCTTCTTTATGTCTGGCAATGACAGAAACTCTTTCCATGGGAAAGTTTGAATCTCTCAGTTCATGGAGAGCTTGTTCAACATCACGACGCTGATTAAATATGCCTACAGCTCGTTTATTTACATTTATAGTCATGCTTTTATTACCCTAGAAATTATAGAAGAATTATTCCAAATTTATGGAAAACACTAACTCTATTAGAACAATTATTGATGTTATCTACATCACTCTTTTGGAGTAAACTATCTTTATATCATTAGGCATAGATCAATTTTTAATCTGTGTGGCAAAGAAGATTTTTTATTTTCGATTAACAATAGTTACAATATTTTCTGTGATTTTAATGGTATAAACACAGTTTGTTCAATAAATTAAGTACCAATTGCTAAATCAAATAAATATGATATGGCGGTGTGCATTTGAATGAAATACATCATAGCCCCCTCATCACTTGCGGTGAACCAGCGCTGTAGGCGGGTTTCCCACCGTAGGCGACTGGTGTATCCCTTACGGGAG includes:
- the glgA gene encoding glycogen synthase GlgA, encoding MRILFVAAEAAPIAKVGGMGDVVGALPKVLRQMGHDVRIFLPYYGFLPDKMEIPKEPVWTGNAMFQDFSVYESLLPGTDVPLYLFQHSSFNTRRIYGGEDEDWRFTFFSNGAAEFCWNYWKPEIVHCHDWHTGMLPVWLNQSPDITTVFTIHNLAYQGPWRWYLEKITWCPWYMQGHNTMAAAVQFANKVNTVSPTYADQIKTPAYGEQIEGLLSFISGKLSGIINGIDTEVYNPANDKYITQTFTTDTLDKRKANKISLQEEVGLEVNSNAFLIGMVTRLVEQKGLDLVMQILDRFMAYTDAQFVLLGTGDRYYETQMWQLASRYPGRMATYLLYNDALSRRIYAGTDAFLMPSRFEPCGISQMMALRYGSVPIVRRTGGLVDTVSHYDPVNEAGTGYCFDRYEPLDLFTCMIRAWEGFRFKPQWQELQKRGMSQNFSWYESAKQYDKLYKSMYGLPEEEPTPEEPKLILTESNGKP
- the hemC gene encoding hydroxymethylbilane synthase, coding for MTSVSSPPRTIRIGSRKSQLALVQTYWVQEQLQKSFPDITFEVHTMSTQGDKILDVALAKIGDKGLFTKELELGMINQEIDFAVHSLKDLPTKLPEGLTLAAITERENPADALVLHEKYKGQTIDTLPEGAVIGTSSLRRLAQLRNKFPHFTFKDVRGNLITRMEKLDKGDYDALILAVAGLERLGMSDRIHQVLPPEISLHAVGQGALGIECRADDSEVISILKAIEDPQTRDRCLAERAFLRSLEGGCQVPIGVNTEIVDGNLTLTGIVASVDGQKLVQDTVTGLANDAEKLGTELANILRKQGATEILETIFTEIQRGS
- a CDS encoding GGDEF domain-containing protein — its product is MQNFAATVMTIDISTMSLMVSVASILQSITLIFLVYVICLMLRIVMIPLTQTTSLMQSNSINIITLWAIFLFDYLRNSGFIMMVNQRMYQDLHTLATTDSLTKALNRRAIENYLQHEVTRFKRSEIPFSLILIDVDKFKLINDNYGHTFGDVVLQHLVNILKKSLRSQDLVSRWGGEEFLILLPNTNIETASLIANRLRIIVEENPAAEGMIYYTISLGVATFAETYTNSLSSFFIALDQALYQAKNNGRNQVVIAATVQ
- a CDS encoding YegS/Rv2252/BmrU family lipid kinase, which translates into the protein MSRSACLIFNPVAGQGDPELELDQIRSILEPEIELDIYFTTEEVDADELARAAVERGVEAIIASGGDGTLSAAAAAVVNTNIPFGIISRGTANAFAAALTIPDTIADACQTILQGKTRAVDVAYCNERLMVLLVGIGFEAGTVEKADRNAKNRLGMMAYILAGIQELGNLQKFAVEIETEDKIIQTIASAVTVANAAPATSVLAHGPAGIIFDDGLLDLTIVAPENKTGAIAATFHLFQTATAGTPVERDDIGYLRAKTFKITTEPPQKVVIDGEVVGTTPVEINCIPEGLRVFVPSVAEDIPTEKLEGLPNLTVEMKD
- a CDS encoding CAAD domain-containing protein, with translation METQQQPPETVNSGSPDGVLALEGVDTAKLPKLMPAKAYESQWQRVSRQIVDFLDQLPNYLGSFFDKNKQALLTFGLILSAIVTVKVAIAVLDAIHGVPLLAPIFEIIGIIYAIWFTFRYLIKAETRQELVHKVNSFKQQLIG
- a CDS encoding BON domain-containing protein; this encodes MKKLTSFLIGSLLVLSVACDDTAKTTVTAPETGEVPASPATQTTQEAQEDAQSEVRRRQLNADIRAREERNLATGDLTDRAAADLASQVRSKLEANIPGGQLTVKATEDGLVTVSGTVGNQEQLAKIEPLAKEINGVKNVVVETIVTPPQN